Proteins encoded in a region of the Larimichthys crocea isolate SSNF chromosome XVI, L_crocea_2.0, whole genome shotgun sequence genome:
- the LOC104923276 gene encoding myoferlin isoform X2, whose product MLRVVVESAKGLPKKKVGSPDPITSVIFKGEKKKTKSIDSELNPVWNEALEFDLKGTALDSSSYIDVIVKDYETIGKDKFLGSAKISLRDLSSGQVRSLPSRNVPLLNENGQSIGATINLMVAYDPPANAMQNPNDPQAGDAMDTGGGGGEEEGDETLPDGGQSGIAGTPSSPGQPANLRRRVARAQNRHRLVNKPQDFQIRVRIIEARQLSGNNVKPVVKVNVCGQTHRTRIKRGNNPFFDEMFFYNVHMLPSDLFDKLISFRVYNSYSLRADSLMGEFKLDIGYVYDEPAHCVMRKWLLLNDPDDSSSGARGYLKVSLFVVGTGDEPPVEKRESNDDQDDIESNLLLPAGVTMRWATLSLKVFRAEDVPQMDDAFIQTMKEIFGGDENKKNLVDPFLEARFAGRKLCTQVIEKNANPEWNQVLNLQVKFPSMCERVKLTVFDWDRLTGNDAIGTTYLNLAKIASSGGEIEANTGQSEVGFLPVFGPCYVNLYGSPREFTGLPDPYEDLNYGKGEGVAYRGRVLVELTTKLEGKADKVVDSIHSDDILVVQKYQRRRKYSLCAVFHSASMIQEPGEPIQFEVSIGNYGNKLDTTCKPLASTTQYSCAVFDGNHYYYLPWADTKPVVVVLSFWEDISHRLDAVNIILYISHRLQTNLEAFKTAILAKVSDDKLVEVWLKLLSQLIEDLESFPTPDLQGRSNLTSLDIQIKKLRDNALSTIRDGARRMREEAREISDTLTDLESWADKLKTLAEEPQNSIPDVIIWMLRGEKRVAYSRIPAHQILYSTYSEQACGQHCGKTQTVFLQYPMDKTKGLKVPVQIRVNMWLGLSAHEKKFNSFSEGTFSVFAEMYENQAQVFGKWGTTGLVGRHKFSDVTGKLKLKQEYFMPPRGWEWEDDWFIDPERALLTEADAGHTEFMDEVFQNETRFPGGEWKAASEPFTDVNGEKSRNPGEFECPPGWMWEDEWTVDDNRAVDDQGWEYGVTIPPDDKPRSWVPAEKVYHVHRRRRLVRPRKRAALPAGAAMERHDRGDPEGWEFSSLIGWKFHRKERSSDTFRRRRWRRKMAPEDRLGASAIFQLEGALGVDTESKEKGSKEEATKLFGANTPTVSCFFDRSHMYHLRVYIYQARNLASMDKDSFSDPYAHISFLHLSKTTEKLQATLNPTWDQTLIFSDVQIYGDPRNLAQCPPDVVLEFYDNDQVGKDEMLGRSICVPVVKLNPGMDQTPKLLWHPIIQKGHKAGEALVAAELILKDKSGETELPLVPPKRSENLYMVPQGIRPVVQLTAVEILAWGLRNMKPYQLASVSSPSLVVECGGQRVESAVIKNMKKSPNFPSSVLFIKVLLPKDEMYTPPIVLKVIDHRPFGRKPVVGQCTITSLESFRCDPYVITAEGAMSSKMALMMASPSKHVSIHMEEKRPLLEAQFMYSMSAAVNKLASPTSHFLAEKEKETVDWWSKFYASTGDQERCGPYLKKGYDTLKVYDCELEDVPEFKGLTDFCNTFKLQRGKNENGDEDPTVVGELKGSFKVYPLPDDPGVSPPPRQFRELPDSGPQECLVRVYVVRGIDLQPKDNNGRCDPYIKISLGRHTVDDRDHYLPNTTSPVFGRMFEMTCFLPQDKDLKISVYDYDLLSRDEKVGETVIDLENRFLSRYNSYCGLPQTYCISGINQWRDQLKPSQILENLARMKGLSKPRTEDNGTSLTFNGKEYTLAEFENNKEVHQHLGPARERLCLHVLRKQALVPEHVETRTLYSTFQPNLSQGGLQMWVDVFPKSIGVPGPPFDITPRKAKKYFLRVVIWNTTDVTLDETSITGEHMSDIYVKGWMPGMEEDKQKTDVHYRSLDGDGNFNWRFIFDFDFLPAEQLCLVSKKERFWSLDKTEFRIPPKLIVQIWDNDKFSLDDYLGTLELDLRNLVAPAKTPEKCSLSMMDNPEIGAPHKTEHAKSLFAQQSVRGWWPCSIEQDGKKVLGGKVEMTLEIVSEAHADERPAGKGRDDPNMNPKLDPPKRPETSFFWFTNPCKTMKFIVWRRFRCLFIGLIILIIVILFLAILLYSLPNYISMKIVKPLS is encoded by the exons attCCTTGGGTCAGCCAAAATCTCTTTGAGAGACCTTTCCTCAGGTCAAGTGAGATCACTACCATCCAGAAATGTTCCTTTGCTCAATGAAAATGGACAAAGTATTGGA GCTACAATCAACCTGATGGTTGCCTATGATCCTCCAGCCAATGCGATGCAAAACCCCAATGACCCTCAAGCAGGAGATGCCATGGACACTg gtggtggtggtggtgaggaggagggtgatgaAACGCTTCCAGATGGGGGCCAAAGTGGTATTGCAGGCACCCCCTCGTCCCCTGGTCAGCCTGCTAACCTCCGTAGGCGGGTGGCCAGGGCACAGAATCGCCACAGACTCGTGAATAAACCTCAGGACTTCCAG ATTCGTGTCCGGATCATTGAGGCCCGTCAGTTGTCTGGCAACAACGTCAAACCAGTGGTGAAGGTTAATGTGTGTGGACAGACCCACAGGACAAGGATCAAGAGGGGAAATAACCCTTTCTTTGATGAG atGTTCTTCTACAATGTCCACATGCTACCATCAGATCTGTTTGATAAACTCATCAGCTTCCGG GTGTATAATTCCTATTCACTGAGAGCTGACAGCCTTATGGGAGAATTCAAG CTGGACATTGGTTATGTTTATGACGAACCAG CTCACTGTGTCATGAGGAAGTGGCTCCTGTTGAATGACCCAGATGACTCAAGCTCTGGGGCTAGAGGCTACCTCAAAGTCAGCCTCTTTGTGGTGGGGACTGGAGATGAGCCTCCG GTGGAGAAGAGAGAGTCGAATGATGATCAAGATGACATAGAGAGTAATCTCCTGCTGCCAGCTGGTGTGACTATGCGATGGGCCACCCTGTCACTGAAGGTGTTCAGAGCTGAGGACGTTCCTCAGA tggatGATGCATTCATCCAGACCATGAAAGAAATTTTTGGAGGGgatgaaaacaagaagaaccTGGTGGATCCCTTCTTAGAGGCTCGCTTCGCCGGCAGAAAG tTGTGCACTCAGGTCATCGAGAAGAATGCGAACCCAGAGTGGAACCAAGTGCTGAACCTCCAAGTAAAG TTCCCCTCCATGTGTGAGCGTGTCAAACTGACAGTCTTTGATTG GGATCGTTTAACAGGAAATGATGCTATTGGCACCACATACCTGAACCTGGCCAAGATAGCCTCCTCTGGTGGAGAGATAGAAg CTAACACGGGGCAGTCTGAAGTGGGTTTCCTGCCTGTCTTTGGGCCCTGCTATGTCAACCTGTACGGCAGCCCCAGAGAGTTCACCGGCCTGCCAGACCCCTATGAGGATCTCAACTATGGCAAG GGAGAAGGAGTGGCGTACAGGGGCAGGGTCCTGGTCGAGCTGACTACTAAGCTCGAGGGGAAAGCAGACAAAGTGGTAGACAGTATCCACAGTGATGACATCCTGGTGGTGCAG AAATACCAAAGGAGGAGGAAGTACAGTCTATGTGCAGTCTTTCACAGCGCCTCCATGATACAGGAACCAGGAGAGCCAATCCAGTTTGAGGTCAGCATCGGTAACTATGGCAACAAATTGGACACCACCTGCAAACCACTGGCCTCCACCACTCAGTATAGCTGTGCTGTATTCGATG GTAACCACTACTATTACCTGCCCTGGGCGGACACTAAACCAGTGGTTGTGGTTCTCTCATTCTGGGAGGACATCAGCCACCGCCTGGACGCTGTCAACATCATCCTCTACATTAGTCACCGCCTG CAAACCAACCTGGAGGCATTTAAAACCGCCATCTTGGCAAAAGTCTCAGACGATAAACTGGTAGAGGTGTGGCTGAAGTTGCTCAGTCAGCTGATTGAAGACTTAGAAAG CTTCCCAACACCTGATCTGCAGGGCCGTTCCAACCTGACATCTCTGGACATTCAAATCAAGAAGCTGCGAGACAATGCTTTGAGCACCATCAGGGACGGAGCCAGACGCATGAGAGAAGAGGCCAGAGAGATCAGTGATACTCTGACTGACCTCGAGTCCTGGGCGGACAAACTTAAAACGTTGGCTGAAGAG CCTCAGAACAGCATACCTGACGTGATCATCTGGATGCTGCGGGGCGAGAAAAGGGTGGCCTACAGTCGCATCCCTGCTCACCAAATCCTCTACTCCACATACAGTGAGCAGGCCTGTGGACAGCACTGTGGCAAGACACAGACAGTCTTTTTACAG TACCCCATGGACAAGACCAAGGGCCTGAAGGTGCCGGTCCAGATTAGAGTCAACATGTGGCTGGGTCTGTCTGCACATGAAAAGAAGTTCAACTCCTTCTCTGAGGGAACCTTCAGCGTGTTTGCTGAGATG TACGAGAACCAGGCCCAAGTGTTTGGGAAGTGGGGGACCACAGGACTGGTGGGGCGCCACAAATTCTCAGACGTAACGGGCaaactgaagctgaaacaaGAATACTTCATGCCCCCAAGAGGATGGGAGTGGGAAGATGACTGGTTCATTGATCCAGAGAGAGC tctgttaACGGAGGCGGACGCTGGACACACTGAGTTCATGGATGAGGTGTTCCAAAATGAGACTCGCTTCCCTGGTGGAGAGTGGAAGGCCGCCTCCGAGCCCTTCACCGATGTG AATGGAGAGAAGAGCCGTAACCCTGGGGAGTTTGAATGTCCTCCAGGTTGGATGTGGGAGGATGAGTGGACTGTGGATGACAACAGAGCCGTGGATGATCAAG GCTGGGAGTATGGAGTGACCATTCCCCCGGATGACAAGCCTCGGTCCTGGGTCCCTGCAGAGAAGGTGTACCATGTGCACCGCAGGAGACGGCTGGTTCGACCTCGCAAGAGAGCTGCACTTCCTGCAGGAGCAGCTATGGAG AGGCACGACAGAGGTGACCCCGAGGGCTGGGAATTCTCCTCGCTGATTGGCTGGAAGTTCCACAGGAAGGAACGTTCATCGGACACTTTTCGTCGAAGGCGCTGGAGACGGAAAATGGCACCAGAGGACCGGCTTGGAGCATCTGCCATCTTTCAACTGGAGGGGGCACTG GGTGTTGACACTGAGTCAAAAGAGAAAGGCTCCAAAGAGGAGGCCACCAAGCTGTTTGGTGCCAATACGCCCACTGTGTCCTGCTTTTTTGACA ggTCACATATGTACCACCTCCGTGTCTACATATACCAGGCACGTAACTTGGCCTCTATGGATAAAGATAGCTTTTCTG ATCCATATGCACACATCTCCTTCCTGCATCTCAGTAAGACAACAGAGAAACTGCAAGCTACGCTGAACCCAACCTGGGACCAAACTCTGATTTTCAGTGACGTTCAGATTTACGGAGACCCCCGGAACCTTGCTCAGTGTCCTCCTGATGTTGTACTGGAGTTCTACGACAATGACCAAGTG GGTAAGGATGAGATGCTGGGCCGCAGTATCTGTGTGCCAGTGGTGAAGTTAAACCCAGGCATGGATCAGACTCCCAAACTTCTGTGGCACCCCATCATCCAGAAAGGTCACAAGGCAGGGGAGGCGCTGGTGGCTGCTGAACTCATCCTTAAAGACAAG TCAGGTGAGACAGAGCTTCCCTTGGTTCCTCCAAAAAGATCAGAGAACCTCTATATGGTTCCTCAGGGCATCCGGCCTGTGGTGCAGCTTACTGCTGTGGAG ATTCTAGCATGGGGTCTGAGGAACATGAAGCCATACCAGCTGGCCTCAGTGTCTTCACCCAGTCTGGTGGTGGAGTGTGGTGGGCAGAGGGTGGAGTCAGCCGTCATCAAGAACATGAAAAAGAGCCCAAACTTCCCCAGCTCTGTCCTCTTCATCAAAGTG CTCCTTCCAAAGGATGAGATGTACACACCTCCCATTGTCCTGAAGGTGATTGACCACCGTCCTTTTGGCAGGAAGCCTGTGGTGGGTCAGTGCACCATCACAAGTCTGGAGTCGTTCAGATGTGACCCGTACGTCATCACTGCAGAGGgagcaatgtcttccaaaa TGGCTCTGATGATGGCTTCCCCTTCCAAACATGTCTCTATTCACATGGAAGAAAAAAGACCTCTGTTGGAGGCTCAG ttcatgtacagtatgtcagctGCTGTCAACAAACTGGCTTCCCCTACCTCCCACTTT CTTGCAGAGAAG GAAAAAGAGACAGTTGATTGGTGGAGTAAATTCTACGCTTCAACTGGAGACCAGGAGAGATGCGGCCCTTACCTCAAAAAAGGATATGACACCCTCAAA GTGTATGACTGTGAACTGGAGGATGTCCCAGAATTCAAAGGGCTCACTGATTTCTGCAACACCTTCAAACTGCAGCGTGGCAAGAATGAAAATGGTGACGAGGACCCCACTGTGGTTGGAGAGTTGAAG GGTTCATTCAAGGTGTACCCTCTGCCGGATGACCCAGGTGTGTCTCCTCCACCCCGTCAGTTCAGAGAACTGCCAGATAGTGGACCTCAGGAATGCCTGGTCAGGGTTTATGTGGTCCGGGGCATAGACCTGCAGCCCAAGGACAACAATGGCAGA tgTGATCCATACATAAAGATATCTCTTGGAAGGCATACAGTTGACGACAGAGACCATTACTTGCCCAACACCACCAGCCCTGTGTTTGGAAG GATGTTTGAGATGACGTGTTTCCTGCCTCAGGACAAGGACCTGAAAATCTCAGTCTATGACTATGATCTCCTGAGTCGTGACGAGAAGGTCGGCGAGACAGTGATTGACCTGGAGAACCGTTTCCTGTCCCGATACAACTCCTACTGTGGCCTGCCACAAACCTACTGCAT TTCTGGTATCAACCAGTGGCGGGATCAGCTGAAGCCGTCTCAGATTCTGGAGAACCTGGCTCGTATGAAAGGCCTGTCTAAGCCGAGGACTGAAGACAACGGCACCTCACTCACCTTCAACGGCAAAGAGTACACGCTGGCTGAATTTG AGAACAACAAGGAAGTACATCAGCACTTGGGCCCGGCCCGAGAACGACTCTGTCTGCATGTGCTCAGAAAACAGGCACTTGTCCCTGAGCATGTGGAGACCAGGACTCTTTACAGCACCTTCCAGCCTAATCTCTCTCAG GGAGGCCTTCAGATGTGGGTGGATGTTTTCCCCAAAAGCATTGGAGTCCCAGGTCCTCCCTTTGACATCACACCACGCAAGGCTAAGAA GTATTTCCTGCGTGTCGTCATCTGGAACACTACAGATGTGACCTTAGATGAGACGAGCATCACAGGAGAACACATGAGTGACATCTATGTCAAAGG CTGGATGCCAGGCATGGAGGAGGACAAGCAGAAGACTGATGTGCACTACAGGTCTCTGGACGGAGATGGCAACTTCAACTGGAGGTTcatctttgactttgacttccTGCCTGCTGAACAACTCTGCCTTGTGTCCAAGAAG GAGCGCTTTTGGAGTCTTGACAAAACAGAGTTCAGGATTCCCCCCAAGCTGATTGTTCAAATATGGGATAACGACAAATTCTCATTGGACGATTACCTTG GCACACTGGAGCTGGATTTACGTAACCTGGTTGCTCCCGCGAAGACCCCCGAGAAGTGTTCTCTGTCGATGATGGATAATCCAGAAATCGGAGCTCCGCACAAGACCGAGCATGCCAAGTCTCTGTTTGCTCAGCAGTCTGTCAGAGGCTGGTGGCCCTGTTCTATTGAACAGGATGGAAAGAAGGTTCTTGGA GGCAAAGTGGAGATGACACTGGAGATTGTCAGTGAAGCACATGCAGACGAGAGACCTGCAGGAAAAGGCAGGGACGATCCCAACATGAACCCAAAACTGGACCCTCCTAA GCGCCCAGAAACGTCCTTCTTCTGGTTCACCAACCCATGCAAGACCATGAAGTTCATTGTGTGGCGAAGGTTTAGGTGCCTCTTCATTGGACTCATCATCCTCATTATAGTGATTCTCTTCCTTGCCATCTTGCTGTACTCTTTACCG AACTACATCTCAATGAAGATAGTGAAACCACTTAGCTAA